The following nucleotide sequence is from Roseivirga sp. BDSF3-8.
GTGAATCGGGCGAAGAAGAAGCCCGGAAGGTAAAGCAGTACCAGGGAGTGACCTATAAATACTATGATGATATATACAGCCGGAAAATACTTGACCGCAGGCTGTTCATATACCCTGATAGCTTCTACAGCAAGCAGAATACTTTCGAGACCCAGCGTCAGCTTGCTAACCTGGACATGTTCAAGTTTATCAACATAAACTATGATACCACAGGCGGCCGCTTCGTAGCCAACATCTTCACCAGTCCGCTGAAATCATACCAGACCAGTAATGAGGTGGGTGTAAATGTGAGCCAGGGCTTACCCGGTCCTTTTTACAACCTGTCATTTAAAAAACGAAATGTATTCGGAGGGCTGGAGATTCTGGAATTGAACGGTCGTATAGCCGCAGAAGGTGTAGCTTCCTTCTCTGACCCTGAAAATGTATATCAGAGCCGGGAATACAGCGCCAACCTGTCCCTGATCTTCCCGCAATTTATCTTTCCCTTCAGCGATAATTTTCAGCGAAAGATTGGTGAGTACAACCCGAAAACCCGGGTGCAAACGGGGTATTCCTTTACTAACCGACCGGAGTACGAACGAAGTAACCTGAACGCCGCACTGGTGTACACCTGGCAAAAGGACACCAAAATATTTTATAACCTGACACTGGCAGATTTGAGTGTGATACGGACGCCACGGACGACAGAAGCCTTTGACAGCCTCCTTCTTACCCTGTTTGAGAATGGTAATAACCTGATCAACTCATTTAACTCAGCCTTTGTATCCAGTGTGAGCTTCAGCCCCACCTTTAGTTTTAATAACTACGGCGACTATGAGCAGAAGGCCAGCTACCTGAAGCTGTTTGTAGAAAGCGGAGGTACGACCCTCAATCTTTATAAGCCGCGCTTTCTCAAATCAGAACAGATGGACAGCACGGGGCTGGACTTTTATCAATGGGTAAAGTTCTTTGCAGACTACAGGCAGAATATACCGTTAAATCAAAATCAGTCCTTTGCCTGGCGTATTAATGCCGGTGCTGCCAAGCCCTATGGCAGAAATGAAGCATTACCCTATGAAAAATATTTCTTTGCCGGAGGTAGTAACAGTGTGCGGGCATGGCGTCCGCGCAGGCTTGGGCCAGGAAGCTATACACCCCGACTGGCAGATGGCTCCAGGGACTACCAAAGTCTCTTTGAACAACCGGGAGAGATCATCTTCGTAGCAAGCGCGGAGTTCAGACGCAAAATCATAGGCTTTTTAAACGGCGCCGTGTTTGTAGATGCAGGTAATGTGTGGACCATCTCGGAAGACCGCTCCAGGCCAGGTGCCGACTTCAGCCTTACGGACTTCTACCAGGAGATGGCGATAGGTACAGGCATTGGCTTCCGCTTTGACTTCAGCTTTCTTATACTCAGGCTGGATATTGCAACCAAGGTCCGTGATCCTGCCATAGAAGAGGGTAGTAAGTGGCTCTTCAGGCCTTTTGGTGACCGTGAAGAGACTGTGCTTAATATCGGTATCGGTTATCCTTTCTGATCAGGTGAAGGAGGCTGGCTTCCACGTTTTGTATTGGGCGGATTAGGTATCTCCAGGTTATCCACCAGCACTGAAATGGGCAAGCGCCTTTCTTCCTCGTACATCTTGAATTCGACTATGTCCGAAGGCAACTTAATACCTTTTGCGATAAGCCGGTTCATCACTGCCAGCATTACCCTGTATTTCAGGATAGTAAATGACGTAAGCATGTCTAGCGTATTAATCCAGAAATAGATACGCAGGTTAATCGTACTGGCGGCAAATTCTTCTATTACAATGAAGGGACGGAGGTGCTCCCTCTTTTCGATATCATTCTGCTCATTCATTATATCCAGGATAATGCGCTCAGCCTCTACCACATCGGTGCCATAGTCCAGCCCGATGAGGAAGTCATGGCGCATAAGCCCATCCTTGGTGTAATTTGTCAGGGGGTTCTTAATGAGCATGCTGTTAGGCAGGAAAACATCTCTTCCATCAAAGGTACGGATCTGGGTATTGCGCAGGTTAAGCATTTGTACATTCCCCATAAAGCTATCTACCTGTATGAGGTCCCCTATCTTAAAGGGCCTTCCAAAAGCCAGAAACACCCCGCTAAGGAGGTTTTCACCAATATCTTTAAAGGCAAAACCAAGCACCAGGGCAGTAACGCCAGCCCCTGCCAGCAACCCCCTGGCTGTACCAGCCAGTCCTACAGCATTTAGAAACGACACAAAGCCTATTAGTACCATAATAAGCATAACCAACCGGCCTGCGAAAACCACGGGGAGCCTGTCGTGTACTTTTCTGAACAGCCTGCGCACCACCAGTCTTCTGAGTAAAATACCGATGAGAAGGAAAATGATAAACAGGCCTATGCCTACAAGGATTTCAGGGGCATTATCAGCCCATTTTTCACCAAAGCGCTGAAAGGCTTCGCGAATGCGGGTTTTCATAGTCGAACAAATTTATCCTGAACAACCTGCTACCAGGGTTTTGGTTTAGCGGGGTATAAAATGAAAAGCCCCTGACCTGAGGCCGGGGGCTTTCACATATCATTCATAATTTAAACCTTATGTATGCGTATACCGATCGCGGTAAGAGGCATCGTTATAATCTTCATCATTATAAAACTCGTCATCATCTTTACCAGTCGCGGCACGGCGAATATTACGGAGCTGGTGCTGCAGCATCTCATATCTTGATTTATAGATATCCCTTTCAGCCTTGGCTACATCCCGCTCAGCCCGGGCCCTTACCAGTGGGTCATCGCTCTCCAGGCCATCTTTGTGAGTATGCCGTTTATTTTCATACTCCTGCGAGTGCATGTGATGTGACTCATACATATGCCGGGTATCGTCATCATCCCGCAGGGCGTGCTTAAGGCCATACTCATAATCGCGGGTTATGGGTTCCCCGGTATATACAGGGTAAAAGCGTACTTTTTCCCTATCCAGGGAATCTACTACCACCGCCTTATGATCGCCCTCTACCCTGGTCCTGCCTACAGGTACCAGTATCTGGCGTTCGGTTTCATTAGCGTACAGTTTTTTATCTGTCGTTACGGTCAGGTACCGTGCTTTGCCCCGTTCGGTATCTACTATAAGGTCATTTACTACCCCAAAGGCATCATTTTTCTTACCTACTACCTTCCATCCGCGAATATCGTGGCTGTCGTCTGATACGTGGAAGTGCTTAAGATCATTTAATGATTGCAAGGGGGCATTATCGTGTGAGTCGGTCGTTACCATAAAAAAATGTTATAGGGTATAAAAAATATGCTGATTACTGGCATATAGCCCTGAAGGATGCGAGTCATCCTCTATATTGAAGTTAATTTCATTATCTTCAATTACCTCACCCTCGGCGGGTTCGGTTTCTATATTACCATCCTCTACGTCGAGCAGGGCATCCAATACAAAATACCCTATCAGCAGCAGTACAATAATACCCAGCAGCCAGGGCCATGAGGACTTCTTCTTTTTTCGTTCAATATTGATCTCTGTCATAATTTAAAAAAATTAATATGCGTGTGGTCAGATCAAAAAATCATCAATTAAGTAACTGATAAAGAATAATTTAGTTAAATGATCTCTATAAAGAAGAAACCATCTGCTTCCACTCTACTCCTTTTTTAATTAGGGAAGGTTCCGGCATGCGTCGTTCATGCATCAGATGGTGTATGGCCGCAAGGTCACCGGTGCGGCCCAGTTCCATTACAGCCCTTACTTCATTTTCTTTGATGTAAAAAGCCAAAAACTCCTTGTCCGTCACACTGCCGCTAATAACTACTTCGTCAAATTCATCAGCGTGTCCGGTATAGTGTAGGGACAAGCCATGCTGGGCTGTCCAGAAGAAGGGAACGTTCTTATAGGGCACTCTCCTGCCAGCCATATTTTGTCCGGCCACACGTCCCATCTGGCAGGCTACCTGCCAGTGTTCTATCCGGCTCTGACCATTTGGAAAAGGGAAGTAGGCTATATCCCCGGCCGCATATACGTCCCGCCCGGCATAGGCATACACATCAGTCTTAATACCCCCGTCCTTTTCGAGAGTAAGGCCTTTCACCATATCAGTATTAGGCTGCACACCTATCCCCCCTACTACCAGGTCGGCCTCCAGCGTTTCGCCGTTTTCCAGTACCACTGAAGTCACTTTGCCATTTTCCCCTTTGATCTCTTTAGGCTTGGTTTCAAGTTTAAACGTAGTACCATTCTCCTTGTGCGTATCAGTAATTAGTTTACCTATTTCCTCTCCGAACTTTTTGGCAAACGGCAGACTATCAGGAGTAACCACAGTAACTTCACAGTCAAGTTCTCTCAGGCTGAAGGCACACTCCATTCCAATAAATGATGCGCCGATGATCACCACTTTTTTGGCACTTTTGCCTGCATCCCTCAGTTGGCGGCTGTCTTCCAGTGAGCGCAGGTAATGCACACCTTTCAGGTCATGACCAGGGATATCAAGGTGACGGGGCTTGCCTCCTGTACATATCAATATGCTGTCATAGGCAATATCTTCACCGCCCTCCAGGCTCACAGTCTTCCTAGCTACGTCCACACTGGTGGCCTTACTACCAAGCTTTAATTCTACATCTATGCGGTCATAAAATGCTTTATCACGAAGGGGCATCCATTCGTCAGGGGCATTATCCTGCAGGAAATCCTTGCTACAGTTAGGCCGGTCATAGGGCAGCTCATCTTCTGCAGTTACCAATACGATACGTCCCTGAAAACCTTCTGCCCGCATGGACTCAACGGCATAGGCCCCGGCGGCTCCGCCGCCCAGCACCACGAATACGCGCCCATCTCCCTCATCAGCTACAGACATGGGGGGCACGGCATGTTCCGGTGCAGGTTCAGGAACCTGTACGTAAATATCATCCCCATCGAGCCTTACGGAAAATTTTGGAAGGTCATTACACCCTGGTGCATTTAAATGCTTGCCGGTAGATACATCGAAACAGGCATGGTGCCAGGGGCAAACCACCTTATTACCGTGCAGAGAGCCTTCTGCAAGTGGAGCCCCATAGTGGGTACAATGGGCCGCCAATGCATAAAAGTGGCCATCCTGTCTTACCAGCAGGAGCTCGGTATCTCCTGCCTTCACCTGTTTCATCTCACCATTTCTTAGTTCGCCGGTGCGGGCTACTTTCACTTCCTTGGATGCCATGATCTAGTCGTTTGGTTAATCGTCCCAAAAAAAACCAGCGTCCGGGGATAGTGTTTGAAAGAGAGAGACTTAGAGCTAATAATTATTTACCGGAAAGATCCTTACCTGCGAATCCTGAACTCAAAATCACAGTTTTTGCACTTATATACCGTGCGGACATAAATAGGAAAAACAGCCAGCAAGAAAGCCGACACAGAGGATAGAACACCTTTTATTCCTTTGTTTGAAATAAAGTGCCCATATAACTTCTTACTACCGCAATTGGGGCAGGTAACATCTTCTTCCTGATCGTTTTTATAGGGTAGGCCTTCCATATCTTCCAGCAATTGCTGTGCCCTGGCCTGGTCCTCTTCCAGCACTTTGACTTTGATACCTCCCACTGTCACATTATACAGTGGGTTCATAGTTACCATATTTTCATCAAAAATAAAGCAGGGTATATCTTCACTTTCAAGTTTTGTCTTCAGTAAGTGAGCTTCCACATGGTTAGGAAAGGATCTGAGAGTTACTAGTGACATAGATTATTCAGGTTCATTAGTCTATTATTATAATACATTCACCCCGACGCTACAGGTATAGCATCCACAATTATACAGTGGGGCACAAGCCAGTTGAGGACTTTATTAATTTTGAGGTAGTTGGTACCAGGGCATGCCCAGTAGTCCTACACCCTTTTCTACGTGTACCGAATCACCCACTTCTGTGGCCTGATAGAGACTGCTGCCTACATTCACCTCCTCAGGGCTGGTTAACGGACCCCATGGCTCCAGAGTAAGGTGATAAGAGGTATATTTTCCCTTTCCA
It contains:
- a CDS encoding PRC-barrel domain-containing protein, with protein sequence MVTTDSHDNAPLQSLNDLKHFHVSDDSHDIRGWKVVGKKNDAFGVVNDLIVDTERGKARYLTVTTDKKLYANETERQILVPVGRTRVEGDHKAVVVDSLDREKVRFYPVYTGEPITRDYEYGLKHALRDDDDTRHMYESHHMHSQEYENKRHTHKDGLESDDPLVRARAERDVAKAERDIYKSRYEMLQHQLRNIRRAATGKDDDEFYNDEDYNDASYRDRYTHT
- a CDS encoding FAD-dependent oxidoreductase; translation: MASKEVKVARTGELRNGEMKQVKAGDTELLLVRQDGHFYALAAHCTHYGAPLAEGSLHGNKVVCPWHHACFDVSTGKHLNAPGCNDLPKFSVRLDGDDIYVQVPEPAPEHAVPPMSVADEGDGRVFVVLGGGAAGAYAVESMRAEGFQGRIVLVTAEDELPYDRPNCSKDFLQDNAPDEWMPLRDKAFYDRIDVELKLGSKATSVDVARKTVSLEGGEDIAYDSILICTGGKPRHLDIPGHDLKGVHYLRSLEDSRQLRDAGKSAKKVVIIGASFIGMECAFSLRELDCEVTVVTPDSLPFAKKFGEEIGKLITDTHKENGTTFKLETKPKEIKGENGKVTSVVLENGETLEADLVVGGIGVQPNTDMVKGLTLEKDGGIKTDVYAYAGRDVYAAGDIAYFPFPNGQSRIEHWQVACQMGRVAGQNMAGRRVPYKNVPFFWTAQHGLSLHYTGHADEFDEVVISGSVTDKEFLAFYIKENEVRAVMELGRTGDLAAIHHLMHERRMPEPSLIKKGVEWKQMVSSL
- a CDS encoding DUF2007 domain-containing protein — encoded protein: MSLVTLRSFPNHVEAHLLKTKLESEDIPCFIFDENMVTMNPLYNVTVGGIKVKVLEEDQARAQQLLEDMEGLPYKNDQEEDVTCPNCGSKKLYGHFISNKGIKGVLSSVSAFLLAVFPIYVRTVYKCKNCDFEFRIRR
- a CDS encoding mechanosensitive ion channel family protein, with amino-acid sequence MKTRIREAFQRFGEKWADNAPEILVGIGLFIIFLLIGILLRRLVVRRLFRKVHDRLPVVFAGRLVMLIMVLIGFVSFLNAVGLAGTARGLLAGAGVTALVLGFAFKDIGENLLSGVFLAFGRPFKIGDLIQVDSFMGNVQMLNLRNTQIRTFDGRDVFLPNSMLIKNPLTNYTKDGLMRHDFLIGLDYGTDVVEAERIILDIMNEQNDIEKREHLRPFIVIEEFAASTINLRIYFWINTLDMLTSFTILKYRVMLAVMNRLIAKGIKLPSDIVEFKMYEEERRLPISVLVDNLEIPNPPNTKRGSQPPSPDQKG
- a CDS encoding BamA/TamA family outer membrane protein, with protein sequence MNLAVLFETMVPSRIATKIMVRVFFWAFIPLFLSGCLGTKYLDENEVLLRKQQIEGNEELSATTMESYYQQETNRQILFFPVYPYVYLYHWGLNNYDKTEIRADKEDKMVEINAKIEEAKAEDKENKVERLERKKERKEEKFDKKLREGNILMRWGEPLAVLDTGAVRTTTEQLRLLMSSRGYLNSEADFNIDVEDKKAYVTYNVEEKTAWTIDTFQFRTDDEAIRELISGTLEESPIQQGENYETRDLDAERQRVDELLKNNGFYDFSRQYLVFNVDTTVDDHKAWVEMVVQKPRSGTHKRYKLDSVIFVTDASESGEEEARKVKQYQGVTYKYYDDIYSRKILDRRLFIYPDSFYSKQNTFETQRQLANLDMFKFININYDTTGGRFVANIFTSPLKSYQTSNEVGVNVSQGLPGPFYNLSFKKRNVFGGLEILELNGRIAAEGVASFSDPENVYQSREYSANLSLIFPQFIFPFSDNFQRKIGEYNPKTRVQTGYSFTNRPEYERSNLNAALVYTWQKDTKIFYNLTLADLSVIRTPRTTEAFDSLLLTLFENGNNLINSFNSAFVSSVSFSPTFSFNNYGDYEQKASYLKLFVESGGTTLNLYKPRFLKSEQMDSTGLDFYQWVKFFADYRQNIPLNQNQSFAWRINAGAAKPYGRNEALPYEKYFFAGGSNSVRAWRPRRLGPGSYTPRLADGSRDYQSLFEQPGEIIFVASAEFRRKIIGFLNGAVFVDAGNVWTISEDRSRPGADFSLTDFYQEMAIGTGIGFRFDFSFLILRLDIATKVRDPAIEEGSKWLFRPFGDREETVLNIGIGYPF